A part of Corynebacterium afermentans subsp. lipophilum genomic DNA contains:
- a CDS encoding zinc-dependent alcohol dehydrogenase family protein — translation MAETMQALTYYGEGDVRVDTRPVPTILEPTDAIIRIDTTTICGTDLGIFHGKNPEIEERERESSGDWNGRILGHEGIGTVEAVGDAVQSFKPGDKVLVSCVSRCGACENCQKQLYSHCQNGGSWILGYMIDGTLAEYVRTPFADTSLYHLPDTLDKEIAVFLSDALPTGHEIGVQYGNVTPGSDIMIVGAGPVGMGVLLTSQFYSPATITVVDMDDNRLAKAREMGATHTLNPASDDVNTRIAEITEGRGVDTAIEAVGLPATWKTCTDNVKEGGNIAVVGVHGKPVEFPLQEMWIKNLTVTTGLVNANTTGMLLKAVQNSDLPIKSLATHHFTWDQLGEAWETFWHADEHQAMKVIIDNA, via the coding sequence ATGGCTGAGACAATGCAGGCACTCACCTACTACGGCGAGGGCGACGTGCGCGTCGACACGCGCCCTGTGCCGACCATCTTGGAGCCCACCGATGCGATCATCCGCATCGACACCACCACCATCTGCGGCACCGACCTCGGAATCTTCCACGGCAAAAACCCCGAAATTGAGGAGCGCGAACGCGAGAGCTCCGGCGATTGGAACGGGCGCATCCTCGGCCACGAAGGCATCGGCACCGTCGAAGCCGTCGGCGACGCAGTACAAAGCTTCAAACCCGGCGACAAAGTACTCGTCTCGTGCGTTTCCCGATGCGGCGCATGCGAAAACTGCCAAAAGCAGCTTTACAGCCACTGCCAAAACGGCGGATCCTGGATTCTGGGCTACATGATCGACGGCACACTCGCCGAGTACGTGCGCACCCCGTTCGCCGACACCTCCCTCTACCACCTGCCGGACACGCTGGACAAAGAAATCGCAGTGTTCCTCTCCGACGCCCTGCCCACCGGGCACGAAATCGGTGTCCAATACGGCAACGTCACCCCGGGCAGCGACATCATGATCGTCGGCGCAGGCCCAGTCGGCATGGGTGTGCTGCTCACATCCCAGTTCTACTCCCCCGCCACCATCACGGTTGTGGATATGGACGACAACCGCCTCGCCAAAGCCCGCGAAATGGGCGCAACCCACACCCTCAACCCCGCAAGCGATGATGTCAATACGCGGATTGCGGAGATCACCGAAGGGCGGGGCGTCGACACCGCCATCGAAGCAGTCGGCCTGCCTGCGACATGGAAAACATGCACCGATAACGTCAAGGAAGGCGGAAATATCGCCGTGGTCGGCGTACACGGAAAACCGGTGGAGTTTCCGCTGCAGGAAATGTGGATTAAAAACCTCACCGTGACCACCGGCCTCGTCAACGCCAATACAACAGGCATGCTGCTTAAGGCAGTCCAGAACTCGGACCTGCCCATCAAGTCGTTGGCAACACACCACTTCACGTGGGACCAACTCGGCGAGGCATGGGAGACGTTCTGGCATGCCGACGAGCACCAGGCGATGAAGGTGATCATCGACAACGCCTAG
- a CDS encoding acetyl/propionyl/methylcrotonyl-CoA carboxylase subunit alpha gives MTLSAVLIANRGEIATRIARTARDLGIRSIAVYSEPDTGALHTQVADEAYLLPGKTSAETYMNIPALIEIAHRAGADCLHPGYGFLSENADFARTVEQAGLTWIGPSPDAIELLGDKLSARALAVEADAPLAPGTGEPLSTWEEARDFADQHGMPIAIKAAFGGGGRGLKVVFDEADIEEGFASAGREAREAFGRGECYVEKFLTHPRHVEAQVLADAHGNVAVLGTRDCSTQRRFQKLIEEAPAPFLTDEQRSAIEEGAREIIRKANYQSAGTVEYIVSEDGTVSFLEVNTRVQVEHPITEAVTGVDIIAEQFRIADGLPLSFVDSNGNGGNGIDPSISGHAFEFRINAEDVTNGFAPSPGTVTRFDVPTGPGVRIDTGVRTGGQIPPYYDSLMGKLVVWGPDRDTALARAKQALSEFVIEGVRTVLPFHRDMVDAPEITGESLDVYTDWVDHNYSPSQKHNGVDIEHIYDERRDVVVEIDGRLHTIGFPVAMLGGGAATAPAEAAGPAGDEAGAVTSKYEATIVEWLVADGDVVSKGDAIATVEAMKMESQIKAPRDGQISLAAQQGERVKANATIATIS, from the coding sequence ATGACTCTTTCTGCCGTACTGATTGCCAACCGCGGCGAGATCGCCACGCGCATCGCGCGCACCGCCCGCGATCTGGGCATCCGCTCCATCGCCGTCTACTCCGAGCCGGACACCGGGGCGCTGCACACCCAGGTCGCCGACGAGGCCTACCTGCTGCCGGGCAAGACCTCCGCCGAGACGTACATGAACATCCCGGCGCTCATCGAGATCGCGCACCGCGCTGGCGCCGACTGCCTCCACCCCGGCTACGGCTTCCTCTCCGAAAACGCCGACTTCGCCCGCACCGTCGAGCAGGCAGGCCTGACCTGGATCGGGCCATCGCCGGACGCCATCGAACTCCTCGGCGACAAACTCTCCGCCCGCGCGCTTGCCGTCGAGGCTGACGCCCCGCTCGCACCAGGCACCGGCGAGCCACTGTCCACCTGGGAGGAAGCCCGCGACTTCGCCGACCAGCACGGCATGCCCATCGCGATCAAGGCAGCCTTCGGCGGCGGCGGGCGCGGCCTGAAAGTCGTCTTCGACGAAGCCGACATCGAGGAAGGCTTCGCGTCCGCTGGTCGCGAAGCGCGCGAAGCGTTCGGCCGCGGCGAGTGCTACGTGGAGAAGTTCCTCACCCACCCGCGCCACGTCGAGGCGCAAGTGCTTGCCGACGCGCACGGCAACGTCGCAGTGCTTGGCACCCGCGACTGCTCCACCCAGCGCCGCTTCCAAAAACTCATCGAGGAAGCCCCCGCCCCGTTCCTCACCGACGAGCAGCGCAGCGCCATCGAAGAAGGCGCCCGCGAAATCATCCGCAAGGCGAACTACCAGTCCGCCGGCACCGTCGAATACATCGTCTCCGAAGACGGCACCGTGTCGTTTTTGGAGGTCAACACCCGCGTCCAGGTCGAGCACCCCATCACCGAGGCCGTCACCGGCGTGGACATCATCGCCGAGCAATTCCGCATCGCGGATGGGCTTCCCCTCTCCTTCGTCGACTCGAACGGTAACGGCGGCAACGGGATCGATCCGTCGATAAGCGGGCATGCTTTTGAATTCCGCATCAATGCCGAAGACGTCACCAACGGCTTCGCCCCCTCGCCCGGCACGGTGACCCGCTTCGACGTGCCGACCGGACCAGGCGTGCGCATCGACACCGGCGTTCGCACCGGCGGACAAATCCCGCCGTACTACGACTCGCTCATGGGCAAACTCGTCGTCTGGGGACCCGACCGCGACACCGCCCTCGCCCGCGCAAAGCAGGCGCTCAGCGAGTTCGTTATCGAAGGCGTGCGCACCGTGCTGCCGTTCCACCGCGACATGGTCGACGCGCCCGAAATCACCGGCGAGAGCCTCGACGTTTACACCGACTGGGTCGACCACAACTACTCACCGTCGCAGAAACACAACGGCGTCGACATCGAGCACATCTACGACGAGCGCCGCGACGTCGTCGTGGAAATCGACGGCCGCCTGCACACCATCGGCTTCCCGGTCGCCATGCTCGGCGGCGGCGCGGCCACGGCCCCGGCCGAAGCGGCTGGCCCAGCCGGTGACGAAGCGGGCGCCGTGACGTCGAAGTACGAAGCGACCATCGTCGAATGGTTGGTCGCCGACGGCGACGTCGTCTCCAAGGGCGACGCGATCGCCACCGTCGAGGCCATGAAGATGGAATCGCAGATCAAAGCGCCTCGCGACGGGCAGATCTCCCTCGCCGCACAACAGGGCGAGCGCGTCAAGGCGAACGCCACGATCGCGACGATTTCCTAG
- a CDS encoding urea amidolyase family protein yields the protein MSYPVKRVGTRALIVDLPDLKTVMDFYAALSASPLEHQTDVIAAARTVLVTFDSPTATTNAVDMLAGYSPAAADMGTPRDIDIDVHYDGEDVDALAASLGMSPRELIEWHTSTTWVAAFGGFAPGFTYCVPEDASRALAIPRRDSPRTAVPAGAVALAGEFSAVYPRTSPGGWQLIGTTATPMWDSTATPPALVAPGDRVHYHAVDTLPADTQTARKHLATPPRRPVFTLDDAGLQTLYQDLGRQGNGNLGVTTSGSTDRASARTANAAVGNKRNATLLENVGGLTMTALAETVICVTGADAEVTVGGRPAPLATPTIVPAGAEVVVKPARLGFRTYVAVRGGLIADTELDSAATDMLSGLGPKPLAAGDTIAMSLTPPQSANSLLSNPLRVERDGADVVGVVRCVLGPRDDWFDKDAVDRFFATTFTVTGDSNRVGLRLESDAPLTRSRDGELPSEGMVAGSVQIPPSGQPVLFLRDHAVTGGYPVIATVINEDVDIAAQLPPGGKLRFERYTLEG from the coding sequence GTGAGCTACCCCGTAAAGCGAGTCGGCACCCGCGCCCTCATCGTGGACCTGCCCGACCTGAAAACCGTCATGGACTTCTACGCGGCGCTTTCCGCCTCGCCGCTGGAGCACCAAACCGACGTCATCGCCGCCGCGCGCACCGTGCTCGTGACCTTCGACTCGCCCACCGCCACCACCAACGCCGTCGATATGCTCGCCGGCTATTCGCCCGCAGCTGCGGATATGGGCACGCCGCGCGACATCGACATCGACGTGCACTACGACGGGGAAGACGTCGACGCGCTGGCGGCGTCGCTAGGCATGAGCCCGCGCGAGCTGATCGAGTGGCACACCTCCACCACCTGGGTCGCCGCCTTCGGCGGATTCGCCCCCGGGTTCACCTACTGCGTGCCGGAAGACGCTTCGCGCGCGCTAGCAATCCCGCGCCGCGACTCGCCGCGCACCGCCGTGCCCGCAGGCGCCGTCGCCCTGGCCGGCGAGTTCTCCGCCGTCTACCCGCGCACCTCCCCCGGCGGCTGGCAGCTCATCGGCACCACCGCCACCCCGATGTGGGACTCCACCGCCACCCCACCCGCGCTCGTCGCCCCCGGCGACCGCGTGCACTACCACGCCGTGGACACCCTGCCCGCGGACACGCAGACCGCGCGCAAACACCTGGCCACACCGCCGCGCCGCCCCGTGTTCACGCTGGACGACGCGGGCCTGCAGACGCTGTACCAGGACCTCGGCCGACAAGGCAACGGCAACCTGGGCGTGACCACGTCCGGGTCCACCGACCGCGCCTCCGCCCGCACCGCCAACGCCGCGGTGGGCAACAAACGCAACGCCACGCTGTTGGAAAACGTCGGCGGGCTGACCATGACCGCCCTGGCCGAGACCGTGATCTGTGTCACCGGCGCCGACGCCGAAGTCACCGTCGGCGGGCGCCCCGCGCCGCTGGCCACCCCGACGATTGTGCCGGCGGGCGCGGAGGTCGTCGTCAAGCCGGCGCGCCTGGGTTTTCGCACCTACGTCGCCGTGCGCGGCGGGCTCATCGCCGACACCGAGCTGGACTCCGCGGCCACCGACATGCTCTCCGGTCTCGGCCCAAAGCCGCTGGCGGCCGGCGACACCATCGCTATGTCGCTGACCCCGCCGCAATCCGCGAACTCGCTTTTGTCCAACCCGCTGCGCGTCGAACGCGACGGCGCGGACGTCGTCGGCGTGGTGCGCTGCGTCCTCGGCCCCCGTGACGACTGGTTCGATAAAGACGCCGTGGACCGGTTCTTCGCCACCACATTCACCGTTACCGGCGACTCCAACCGCGTGGGCCTGCGCCTCGAATCCGACGCCCCGCTGACCCGCTCCCGCGACGGCGAGCTCCCCAGTGAAGGCATGGTCGCGGGCTCCGTGCAGATCCCCCCGTCCGGCCAACCCGTACTCTTCCTGCGCGACCACGCCGTGACCGGTGGCTACCCTGTCATCGCGACCGTGATCAATGAAGACGTCGACATCGCCGCACAACTCCCGCCCGGCGGAAAACTCCGCTTCGAGCGCTACACCCTGGAAGGTTAA
- a CDS encoding LamB/YcsF family protein, with protein sequence MHIDLNADLGETTAGNPVADDAAMLEMVSSANVATGFHAGDPHSIAGTLKNAAAHGVTLGAHVAYNDPAGFGRRFIDYAPAELADETLYQIGALDALARVHGMRVRYVKPHGALYNTIVHHEAHAKAVIDGIKAFSPELAVMLLPGGVAVDIAEKAGLRVIREAFADRGYNPDGTLVSRREPGAVMHDPQDVAKRVLQVASTGSVTAIDGTEVKVQAESVCVHGDSPGSVELTRSVVHKLADEGIRIEAVL encoded by the coding sequence ATGCACATCGACCTCAACGCTGACCTCGGCGAGACCACCGCGGGCAACCCGGTCGCTGACGACGCAGCCATGCTGGAGATGGTTTCCAGCGCCAACGTCGCCACCGGATTCCACGCAGGAGACCCCCATTCCATCGCCGGCACCCTCAAAAACGCCGCCGCCCACGGCGTGACCCTCGGCGCGCACGTGGCCTACAACGACCCGGCCGGCTTCGGCCGCCGCTTCATCGACTACGCCCCAGCCGAGCTCGCCGACGAAACGCTCTACCAAATCGGTGCCCTCGACGCCCTGGCCCGCGTCCACGGCATGCGCGTGCGCTACGTCAAGCCGCACGGCGCGCTCTACAACACGATCGTCCACCACGAAGCCCACGCCAAGGCGGTCATCGACGGCATCAAAGCGTTTAGCCCCGAGCTTGCCGTGATGCTGCTTCCCGGTGGCGTCGCCGTCGACATCGCCGAAAAGGCAGGCCTGCGCGTGATCCGCGAAGCGTTCGCGGACCGCGGCTACAACCCCGACGGCACGCTCGTGTCGCGCCGTGAGCCGGGTGCGGTCATGCACGACCCGCAGGACGTCGCTAAGCGAGTGCTCCAAGTCGCCTCCACCGGATCCGTCACCGCCATCGACGGCACCGAAGTCAAAGTCCAGGCCGAATCGGTCTGCGTCCACGGCGACTCCCCCGGCTCCGTCGAACTGACCCGCAGCGTCGTGCACAAGCTTGCCGACGAAGGCATCCGCATCGAGGCCGTCCTGTGA
- a CDS encoding GntR family transcriptional regulator: MLAHNVSAEVRRAISRGEFAPGQKLNEVALAERFGVSRNTLREAFAMLTAEGLCERIPNRGVFLATPTPEFVTDTFRARAAIEPAALLWGPDLDVERLDELNKEARVAIEEEDDDLLIAVNQAFHHVVLAAMGSKTLGDTMDQLDAFLRLATLPILERDPAFNRRFIEVNEHIVELVQSGDRQAASDYLQVQLMEQAEAIIEMIEKINNGAV; the protein is encoded by the coding sequence ATGCTTGCACACAACGTTTCCGCCGAGGTCCGCCGAGCGATCTCACGTGGCGAATTCGCTCCCGGGCAAAAGCTCAACGAGGTCGCCCTCGCCGAGCGCTTCGGGGTTTCCCGCAACACGTTGCGTGAAGCTTTCGCCATGCTGACCGCTGAAGGCCTCTGCGAACGCATCCCCAACCGCGGCGTGTTCCTGGCCACCCCGACGCCGGAGTTCGTCACCGACACCTTCCGCGCCCGCGCCGCCATCGAGCCGGCCGCGCTGCTGTGGGGCCCGGACCTGGACGTCGAGCGACTCGACGAGCTGAACAAGGAAGCCCGCGTCGCAATCGAGGAAGAAGACGACGACCTGCTCATCGCCGTCAACCAAGCCTTCCACCACGTCGTGCTCGCCGCGATGGGCTCGAAAACCCTCGGCGACACCATGGACCAGCTCGACGCCTTCCTCCGCCTGGCCACCTTGCCCATCCTGGAGCGCGACCCGGCGTTCAACCGCCGCTTCATCGAGGTCAACGAGCACATCGTCGAACTGGTCCAGTCCGGCGACCGCCAAGCCGCCTCCGACTACCTCCAGGTGCAGCTGATGGAGCAGGCCGAGGCGATCATCGAGATGATCGAGAAGATCAACAACGGCGCTGTCTAA
- the ppk2 gene encoding polyphosphate kinase 2 — protein sequence MSHDNKPPKLSKKAYEKELLRLQAELVAMQQWVVQNGERLVIVMEGRDAAGKGSAIKRITQYLNPRTCRIEALPKPTDREQGQWYFQRYVEKLPTAGEIVIFDRSWYNRAGVERVMGFASSQEYRRFLHQAPIFERLLVEDGIMLRKYWFSVSDEEQYKRFQSRRNDPLRQWKLSPMDLESITKWEDYSRAKDEMFVHTDIPSAPWYTVESEDKKRSRINVISHLLSTIPYEHTKPDLPEIPERPETTDYERPPRDEFRYVPDVAADLEVGKQSKKKKKKKKK from the coding sequence ATGAGCCACGACAACAAACCGCCGAAACTGTCCAAGAAAGCCTACGAAAAAGAGCTGCTGCGCCTGCAGGCTGAGCTTGTGGCTATGCAACAGTGGGTGGTGCAAAACGGTGAGCGCTTGGTCATCGTCATGGAAGGCCGCGACGCCGCCGGTAAGGGCTCCGCGATTAAGCGCATCACCCAGTATTTGAACCCTCGCACCTGCCGCATCGAGGCGCTGCCGAAGCCGACGGATCGCGAGCAGGGTCAGTGGTACTTCCAGCGTTACGTGGAGAAGCTGCCCACGGCCGGCGAGATCGTCATCTTCGACCGCTCTTGGTACAACCGTGCCGGCGTAGAGCGCGTGATGGGCTTTGCGTCCTCGCAGGAGTACCGGCGGTTTTTGCACCAGGCGCCGATCTTTGAGCGCCTGTTGGTCGAAGACGGCATCATGCTGCGCAAATACTGGTTCTCCGTTTCCGACGAGGAGCAGTACAAGCGTTTCCAGTCCCGCCGCAACGATCCTCTGCGTCAGTGGAAACTCTCGCCGATGGACCTGGAGTCCATCACAAAATGGGAGGACTACTCCCGCGCAAAGGACGAGATGTTCGTTCACACCGACATCCCGTCGGCGCCGTGGTACACGGTGGAAAGCGAGGACAAGAAGCGCTCGCGCATCAACGTCATTTCGCACCTTTTGTCCACTATCCCGTACGAGCACACTAAGCCGGACCTGCCGGAGATCCCGGAGCGCCCGGAGACCACGGACTATGAGCGTCCGCCTCGCGACGAGTTCCGCTACGTCCCCGACGTCGCCGCCGACCTTGAGGTGGGCAAGCAGTCCAAGAAAAAGAAGAAGAAAAAGAAGAAGTAG
- a CDS encoding DNA-3-methyladenine glycosylase: MIDFFQPANVVAPQLLGCVITHNGVSIRLTEVEAYLGADDPAAHTYRGKTARNAAMFGPPGRLYVYFSYGIHHNGNIVCAPEGDGQGCLMRGGEVVAGEDLARQRRQRPDRAPIAYENLARGPGNLGRALGLELGDNGTKVHITPRDSEPEWVAGPRIGISKNADAPWRFWIPGNKTVSTPRGAPKKR, translated from the coding sequence ATGATCGACTTTTTCCAACCCGCCAACGTTGTCGCCCCGCAGCTGCTTGGGTGCGTGATCACGCACAACGGGGTGAGCATCAGGCTCACCGAGGTCGAGGCGTACCTCGGCGCAGACGACCCGGCGGCGCACACGTACCGCGGTAAAACAGCGCGCAACGCGGCGATGTTCGGCCCGCCCGGGCGGTTGTACGTGTACTTCTCCTACGGCATCCACCACAACGGCAACATCGTGTGCGCGCCGGAGGGCGACGGCCAGGGGTGCCTCATGCGCGGCGGCGAGGTCGTCGCCGGCGAGGATTTGGCGCGGCAGCGGCGGCAGCGCCCCGACCGGGCGCCGATCGCCTACGAAAACCTGGCGCGCGGGCCGGGCAACCTCGGCCGAGCGCTCGGTTTAGAGTTGGGCGATAACGGCACGAAAGTGCACATCACCCCGCGGGACTCGGAACCGGAGTGGGTGGCTGGCCCGCGCATCGGCATCTCCAAAAACGCCGACGCCCCGTGGCGGTTCTGGATCCCCGGCAACAAAACCGTCTCCACCCCACGGGGCGCGCCAAAGAAGCGCTAG
- a CDS encoding Cof-type HAD-IIB family hydrolase → MRTPRLIALDMDGTLLDGDGRVPDAFWPLLETARSRGVTLAPASGRQLATLQQMFPDCEDFIAENGAVVARGGEVVSTTALPEAPVQRLLSALPGAPFAAHAVVCAPSVAATVALPPAVDAEVDKYYASRTLLGDGSASPTIKIALYVESDAERDAYPWVRELVPELRAVVSGKHWVDLMHPDADKGLALTQLAGAMGVAMSETAAFGDYLNDLGMLRAAGHAVAMGNAHEDVKAVADEVVGTNTDGAAVARLAEWLS, encoded by the coding sequence ATGCGGACACCTCGGTTAATAGCGTTGGACATGGACGGCACACTCCTCGACGGCGACGGGCGTGTGCCGGATGCGTTTTGGCCGCTGCTGGAGACTGCGCGCTCGCGCGGGGTGACCCTCGCGCCGGCGTCGGGGCGCCAGCTGGCCACGTTGCAGCAGATGTTCCCGGATTGCGAGGACTTCATCGCGGAAAACGGCGCGGTGGTGGCGCGCGGCGGCGAGGTGGTCTCCACCACGGCCCTGCCGGAAGCGCCGGTGCAGCGGTTGTTGTCCGCCCTGCCGGGCGCGCCGTTTGCGGCGCATGCCGTGGTGTGCGCGCCGTCGGTCGCCGCCACCGTCGCCCTGCCGCCCGCTGTGGACGCGGAGGTGGACAAGTACTACGCCTCGCGCACCTTGCTTGGCGACGGCTCCGCCTCCCCCACCATCAAAATCGCCCTGTACGTGGAGTCGGACGCCGAGCGCGACGCCTACCCGTGGGTGCGCGAGCTGGTGCCGGAGCTGCGCGCGGTGGTCTCCGGCAAGCACTGGGTGGACCTGATGCACCCGGACGCCGACAAGGGCCTGGCGCTCACCCAGCTGGCTGGAGCGATGGGCGTTGCGATGTCGGAGACGGCGGCGTTCGGCGACTACCTCAACGACCTCGGCATGCTGCGCGCGGCCGGGCACGCCGTGGCGATGGGCAACGCGCACGAGGACGTCAAAGCCGTCGCCGACGAGGTAGTGGGAACCAACACGGACGGCGCGGCCGTGGCAAGGCTGGCGGAGTGGCTCTCATGA
- a CDS encoding 3-hydroxyisobutyryl-CoA hydrolase, translated as MTDLIKTEVRDTTGVITLDRPKALNSLSPEMARAIDATLKQWRDDDAIDQVVIQSSGKHFCSGGDVRAAREGILDGRGEEVDAFFADEYAMNLDIANYPKPYIALCNGVIMGGGMGISAHGSHMVVTEDAFASMPEMNIGYVTDVGMSWLFQNLPDRPSLALGKFLALTGYRLTPDDMLATGLATHKVSTLDGVLDGIVAEGPGYLDTVAIAPGEPELSSLYDGIERTFQGSWAEIQEKLDGELAELVAKLTAQASPSALVAATELFDANASQDLAGALDNERRLGAMMTREPDFAEGVRAVLVDKDQSPNFAPQPEPGKYRDVLRN; from the coding sequence ATGACCGATCTGATCAAGACTGAAGTACGCGACACCACCGGCGTGATCACCCTGGACCGCCCGAAGGCGTTGAACTCGCTGAGCCCCGAGATGGCCCGCGCCATCGACGCCACGTTGAAGCAGTGGCGCGACGACGACGCCATCGACCAGGTGGTCATCCAGTCCTCCGGCAAGCACTTCTGCTCCGGCGGCGATGTGCGCGCCGCACGCGAGGGCATCCTCGACGGCCGCGGCGAAGAGGTCGACGCCTTCTTCGCCGACGAGTACGCCATGAACCTGGACATCGCGAACTACCCCAAGCCGTACATCGCGCTGTGCAACGGTGTGATCATGGGCGGCGGCATGGGCATCTCCGCACACGGCTCGCACATGGTGGTCACCGAAGATGCCTTTGCGTCCATGCCGGAGATGAACATCGGCTATGTCACGGATGTGGGCATGTCCTGGCTGTTTCAGAACCTGCCCGATCGCCCGTCGCTGGCGCTGGGGAAGTTCCTCGCGCTAACCGGCTACCGGCTCACCCCCGACGACATGCTGGCCACCGGCCTGGCCACGCACAAGGTGTCCACGCTGGACGGGGTGCTCGACGGCATCGTCGCCGAAGGGCCCGGCTACCTTGACACGGTCGCCATCGCACCGGGGGAGCCGGAGCTTTCATCGCTTTACGACGGCATCGAGCGCACGTTCCAGGGTTCCTGGGCTGAGATTCAGGAAAAGTTGGACGGGGAATTGGCGGAGCTCGTCGCAAAGCTGACCGCCCAGGCCTCCCCGTCGGCGCTGGTCGCGGCCACCGAGCTGTTCGACGCCAACGCCTCGCAGGACCTCGCCGGCGCCCTGGACAACGAGCGGCGGCTCGGGGCCATGATGACCCGCGAACCCGACTTCGCCGAGGGGGTGCGCGCAGTGCTCGTGGACAAAGACCAGTCCCCGAACTTCGCCCCGCAGCCAGAACCCGGCAAGTACCGGGACGTCCTGCGCAATTAG
- a CDS encoding histidine-type phosphatase, translated as MSSFKYDDLAGQMLTAAKERGQLTELGERLIPQVEAMSKANRELTGPGEGGYGNLTAFGRAELSGIGERNARRNAELFDAIDREKHSISFLSSGEDRAIESGWYFGKGLLETNPELTDNLTYGAADGHVELEPRRDLLYAHKDKTAPSYEAYKAWADGDVLEEKVEQAYAKPASREAATSLLGKIFAPEFIDAIDNGTLTFVGVEKKDKTVEGIVDAALQFYNLYIIAPAMEEEPAKPAEGWIFDEYMDESDGPTFAYLLDVEDYYEKGPAIEGQTVSYDNFAPLLDHMLAGVRERAEGGDTAAEFRFGHAETIVPLAALLKLPGSEKGVPANQVMDYSNSSWRGDKVTPMGANIQWDAFQNDNDDTIVRMLYNEAEVPFHSGCVPIEEGSMFYTLDELEDCLPLGATSDHAKARLTETATPVPAPESPSSKMGAPEVIAIAVAAFFSVWALLGLGGEVIARLMPR; from the coding sequence TTGTCTTCATTCAAGTACGACGACCTCGCCGGCCAGATGCTCACCGCCGCGAAAGAACGCGGTCAGCTCACGGAACTCGGCGAACGCCTCATCCCGCAGGTCGAGGCGATGAGCAAAGCTAACCGCGAACTGACTGGCCCGGGTGAAGGCGGGTACGGCAACCTCACTGCCTTCGGTCGCGCTGAATTGAGCGGCATCGGCGAGCGCAACGCGCGGCGCAACGCGGAACTGTTCGACGCTATCGACCGCGAAAAGCACTCCATTAGTTTTCTGTCCTCCGGTGAGGACCGCGCGATTGAATCCGGCTGGTACTTCGGCAAGGGCCTGCTTGAAACCAATCCGGAACTTACCGACAACCTCACGTACGGTGCGGCCGACGGCCATGTAGAGCTCGAGCCCCGCCGAGACCTCCTCTACGCGCACAAGGACAAAACTGCGCCGAGCTACGAGGCATACAAAGCGTGGGCCGACGGCGACGTACTCGAAGAAAAGGTGGAGCAAGCCTACGCAAAACCCGCATCCCGCGAGGCGGCCACGAGCCTACTGGGAAAGATTTTCGCGCCGGAGTTCATCGACGCGATCGATAACGGCACCCTGACGTTCGTCGGCGTTGAGAAGAAAGACAAGACCGTTGAGGGCATCGTGGATGCCGCCCTGCAGTTCTACAACCTGTACATCATTGCCCCAGCCATGGAGGAAGAGCCGGCGAAGCCCGCCGAAGGTTGGATCTTCGACGAATACATGGATGAGTCCGACGGCCCGACATTCGCATACCTTCTCGATGTCGAGGACTACTACGAGAAGGGCCCAGCCATTGAGGGCCAGACCGTCTCTTACGACAACTTCGCGCCACTGCTCGACCACATGCTCGCCGGTGTGCGCGAGCGCGCTGAGGGCGGTGACACCGCGGCCGAGTTCCGTTTCGGCCACGCGGAGACCATCGTTCCGCTAGCGGCGTTATTGAAACTGCCGGGCTCGGAGAAGGGCGTGCCGGCGAACCAGGTCATGGACTACTCCAACTCCTCGTGGCGTGGCGACAAGGTCACGCCGATGGGAGCGAACATTCAATGGGACGCGTTCCAAAACGACAACGACGACACCATTGTCCGGATGCTGTACAACGAGGCCGAAGTTCCGTTCCACTCAGGCTGCGTGCCTATCGAAGAAGGCTCGATGTTCTACACGCTCGATGAACTTGAAGACTGTCTCCCGCTGGGCGCGACCTCAGACCACGCAAAGGCCCGCCTCACCGAGACCGCTACGCCCGTTCCGGCGCCAGAATCGCCGTCCAGCAAGATGGGCGCGCCCGAAGTCATCGCGATTGCCGTCGCGGCCTTCTTCTCGGTCTGGGCCCTGCTCGGCCTTGGTGGGGAGGTCATTGCGCGGCTGATGCCCCGCTAG